A window of the Cicer arietinum cultivar CDC Frontier isolate Library 1 chromosome 6, Cicar.CDCFrontier_v2.0, whole genome shotgun sequence genome harbors these coding sequences:
- the LOC101513957 gene encoding LOW QUALITY PROTEIN: ras-related protein Rab7-like (The sequence of the model RefSeq protein was modified relative to this genomic sequence to represent the inferred CDS: deleted 1 base in 1 codon), producing the protein MASRRRMLLKVIILGDSGVGKTSLMNQYVNRKFSNQYKATIGADFLTKEVQFEDRLFTLQIWDTAGXXXXXXXRFQSLGVAFYRGADCCVLVYDVNVMKSFENLNHWREEFLIQASPSDPENFPFVVLGNKIDVDGGNSRVISEKKAKAWCASKGNIPYFETSAKEGFNVEAAFQCIAKNALKNEPEEEMYLPDTIDVGSGGRQQRSTGCEC; encoded by the exons ATGGCTTCTCGCCGCCGCATGTTGTTAAAAGTTATAATCCTCGGTGATAGTGG GGTTGGTAAAACATCATTGATGAATCA GTATGTGAATCGTAAGTTTAGTAATCAGTACAAGGCTACCATTGGTGCCGATTTCCTCACCAAGGAAGTTCAATTTGAAGACAGGTTGTTCACATTGCAG ATTTGGGATACTGCTGGN NNNNNNNNNNNNNNNNNNNAGCGGTTTCAAAGTCTTGGTGTGGCTTTCTACCGAGGTGCTGATTGTTGCGTCCTTGTTTATGACGTGAACGTCATGAAATCTTTTGAAAACCTTAACCATTGGAGAGAAGAATTTCTCATTCAG GCTAGTCCATCTGACCCTGAAAACTTTCCTTTTGTTGTCTTGGGAAACAAAATCGATGTTGATGGTGGAAATAGCAGAGTT ATTTCTGAGAAGAAAGCAAAGGCATGGTGTGCTTCAAAGGGAAACATACCATACTTTGAGACATCTGCAAAAGAAGGATTTAATGTTGAAGCTGCTTTCCAGTGTATAGCAAAAAATGCACTCAAGAATGAACCTGAAGAAGAAAT GTATCTGCCTGACACAATCGATGTCGGAAGTGGTGGCCGACAACAGAGATCGACTGGCTGTGAATGTTGA
- the LOC101510738 gene encoding ras-related protein Rab7-like codes for MKSFENLNHWREEFLIQASPSDPENFPFVVLGNKIDVDGGNSRVISEKKAKAWCASKGNIPYFETSAKEGFNVEAAFQCIAKNALKNEPEEEMYLPDTIDVGSGGRQQRSTGCEC; via the exons ATGAAATCTTTTGAAAACCTTAACCATTGGAGAGAAGAATTTCTCATTCAG GCTAGTCCATCTGACCCTGAAAACTTTCCTTTTGTTGTCTTGGGAAACAAAATCGATGTTGATGGTGGAAATAGCAGAGTT ATTTCTGAGAAGAAAGCAAAGGCATGGTGTGCTTCAAAGGGAAACATACCATACTTTGAGACATCTGCAAAAGAAGGATTTAATGTTGAAGCTGCTTTCCAGTGTATAGCAAAAAATGCACTCAAGAATGAACCTGAAGAAGAAAT GTATCTGCCTGACACAATCGATGTCGGAAGTGGTGGCCGACAACAGAGATCGACTGGCTGTGAATGTTGA
- the LOC101513628 gene encoding LOW QUALITY PROTEIN: uncharacterized protein (The sequence of the model RefSeq protein was modified relative to this genomic sequence to represent the inferred CDS: inserted 1 base in 1 codon): MESTENQSGLLHQIIPPRLEDAGLEDPALXSIHEAFLKAAAAVKSTAASIFSGEDDCIDDPRPVGEDGSDVVVGIQPENEPPAACVDELQGLDIKEKEDLKKNEGKEKKEKPILGHV, from the exons atgGAGTCCACGGAAAACCAATCTGGATTGCTGCACCAGATCATACCTCCTCGTTTAGAAGACGCAGGTCTTGAAGATCCCGCTC AATCAATCCACGAAGCATTTCTTAAAGCCGCCGCGGCGGTGAAATCGACCGCCGCGTCGATATTCTCCGGCGAAGATGATTGCATCGACGACCCGAGGCCTGTCGGTGAGGACGGTTCCGATGTTGTTGTTGGAATTCAGCCGGAAAATGAACCGCCGGCGGCTTGTGTGGATGAGTTACAAGGGTTGGATATAAAAGAGAAAGAGGATTTGaagaaaaatgaaggaaaagagaagaaagagaaaCCTATATTAGGCCATGTGTGA
- the LOC105852414 gene encoding uncharacterized protein: MRLEKTTSNRRVGRMKAYMKKYDIVGQRIFRAKVCEVVFPHTTSILAPPEKIIDVVANGNYGFHAIAALLGWIEESWPLVQSQLDKEIRLHQDLYSNVFYDSVQSVCNSLKISGLGAQGKNKWASLPNLGYVIATLYNVILVSLPRNLNMTFFPLNKASSKESSVHSLLAIGFVNENHWVQIN, from the exons ATGCGTTTGGAGAAGACAACATctaacag AAGAGTTGGAAGaatgaaagcgtacatgaaGAAATACGATATTGTTGGTCAAAGGATATTCAGGGCAAAGGTGtgtgaagttgtatttccacatacaacatcaatacttgcaccaccAGAGAAG ATAATAGATGTTGTGGCTAATGGAAATTATGGGTTTCACGCAATTGCAGCATTATTAGGTTGGATTGAAGAATCTTGGCCTTTAGTTCAATCACAGTTGGATAAAGAGATTCGTCTACATCAAGATCTTTATTCCAATGTTTTTTATGACAGTGTTCAATCAGTGTGCaactcattgaaaatatcaGGATTGGGTGCTCAAGGAAAAAATAAGTGGGCGTCGTTACCAaacttgggttacgtgatagcaacactatataatgtcatattggtgtcGTTGCCTCGTAATCTGAATATGACATTTTTTCCGCTAAACAAAGCATCATCGAAAGAGTCTTCCGTTCACTCTTTACTAGCAATTGGATTCGTCAATGAAAATCATTGGGTACAG ataaattaa